Genomic segment of Verrucomicrobium sp.:
GTGAGGGTCCCGGAGGCTAGCTGGGCCTGAGCGGCCTGATCCTTGACGGGGGCCAGGGCTTTGTCCAGAGCGGCGTCATGGCGCGTCCGTGCCCGGTTCTCCATTCCGGCAGTGATTCCTCCGGCGATGGAGACGCCGACCAGGAGGCCCGCGATGGCGTCGTTGAGGATGGTCCACTTGGTGCGGGTGGGTTCGGGGACGGGTTGGGTGCTCATGGTTGTTGTCAATTCGGCTATTTAGCGGGGGAATTTCCGCTCGATCTCCGCCAGGAGGCCGGCGGGGAGCCTGCACTCCTCCGGCCAGCCCCGGGTGTAGCCCTCGCCGGGGAGCTTCCGCGTGGCGTCGAAGCCGACGTGGGAGCCGATGTTCGCCACGGTGGGGGCGTGGTCCAGGGCGTCGCACGGCCCCTTGGTGAAGAGGCTGTCCCGCTGCGGGTCGATGTTGGCGCAGAGGTGGAAGAGGACGTCGCTGGTGTCGTGGACGTTCACGTCCTCGTCGACCACCACGATGATCTTGGCGAACATCATCTGCCCCATTCCCCAGAGGGCGTGCATGATCTTGTAGGCCTGGTAGGGGTACTGCTTCTTGATGCTGACGAAGACGAGGTTGTGGAAGACCCCCTCCGCCGGGAGCGCCATGTCGACGATCTCCGGGAAGTTCATCTTGAAGACCGGCAGGAAGACGCGGACGCTGGCCGTCCCCAGGTAGAAGTCTTCCATGGGCGGCTTTCCGACGATCGTGGCGGGGTAAACGGCGTCCTTCCGGTGGGTGATGCAGGTGACGTGGAAGGCGGGGTAATTGTCCACCGGGGTGTAGAAGCCGGTGTGGTCGCCAAAGGGGCCCTCCGGCCGGAGGGGCTCGGCGGGGTCGACGTAGCCCTCGATGACGAAGTCGGAATCGGCGGGAACTTCCAGGTCGCTCGTCTCGCACTTCACCAGGTCGATCGACTTGCCGCGCAGGAACCCGGCCAGGAGCAGCTCGTCGAAGCCGTCTGGCATCGGCGCGGTGGCGGCGAAGGTCAGGGCCGGATCGGCCCCCAGGCAGACGGCCACGGGCATGCGCGTGCCCGTCTCGTAATAGCGTTTCCCGTGGCGTGCGCCGACCTTGTGGACCTGCCAGTGCATCCCGGTCGTCCAGGGGGAGAAGACCTGCATCCGGTACATGCCGATGTTCCGCTCCCCGCTGTCGGGGTCGCGGGTGTGGACGTTCGGCAGGGTGACGAAGGGGCCGCCGTCTTCCGGCCAGCAGGTGAGGACGGGCAGGGCGTCCAGGCCGATGCCGCCGTCCTCCGCGCGCAGGATGACGTCCTTGCACGGGCCGCTCTTCACGCGGGTCGGCTTGGCGTGGAGGAGGACGTCGAGGCCCGCGCGGAAAAGCTCCCACCCTTCCGAAAGGGAGCGGGGCGGCTTGGCCTTGAGGAGGTAGGCGATCTTGCCCGCCACCTCGTCCACGGAGGGGGAGCTAAGGGCCAGGGCCATCCGCTTCTCCGAGCCGTAGGCGTTGATGAGGACGGGGAAGCGGGAGGCCATCCGGTTCGGCAGGACCGGCTTCTCGATGAGCAGGGCCTTGCCGCCGCCGGGGGATTTCATCTCCCGGTCGGCCAGGGCGGTGATTTCCAGCTCCGTGCGGACGGGTTCCGTGATGCGGCGCAGCTCGCCGGCGGCGTCGAGTTTCGCGATGAAGTCGCGGGTTGAGGAATAAGCCATTTAGATTTTTTCCACGCCGACGTGCAGGCCGCATTCCCGCTTGAGCCCGCCGAAGCGGGTCTCCTCCTCGGTCATGCCCTCCGTCAGCTTCCGGGTGCTGTGCGTGTCCCCGATGGAGACGTAGCCCTGCTCCCAAAGGGGGTGGTAGGGAAGTTGATGTTTGGAGAGATAGGCGCCGACGTCCCGGTCGGTCCAGTCCAGGATGGGATGAACCTTCAGCCGCCCGTCCTGCACGCCCAGGAAGCCCAGCTCCCGGCGCGTCGAGGCCTGCTGCCGCCGCAGCCCGGCGATCCAGCCCCACGCGCCCAGCTCCTCCAGCGCGCGGCGCATCGGCTCCACCTTCACGATCTCGTTGTAGCGGGTGATCCCCTCCACGCCCTGCTCCCAGAGCTTGCCGTGGCGGGCCTCCAGCTCGGCGGGGGAGGGGAGCGCGCGGTAGGTTTTCAAATTCAGCTTCAGGCGGCCCGTCAGCTCCTCCACGAAGCGGAGCGTTTCCGGGAAATGGTAGCCCGTGTCGAGGAAGACGACCGGGATCTCCGGCCAGACCTGCGCCGCCATGTGGAGGCAGACCGCCGCCTGCGCGCCGAAGCTGGAGGAAAGGACGATCCGCCGCTGGAGCGTCTCCACCGCCCAGGCGGTCCGCGCCTCCGCCGTCATCCCGGCCAGGCGCTCCTGCGCGGCGGGAAGATCGAGGTTCAAGGGTGAAAAGAGAGGCACGCTCAAAGTCTACTTAGCCGATAGGCTATTAAAAATTCCAGGTTGCCAGGCAGGCGGGCTCCGTCATTGTAGCTCTGTGAGCCATCTCGACAAACTCGAGGCCCAAAGCATCTTCATCTTCCGGGAGGCCTACCATGCCTTCCGCAAGATTGCCATGCCCTGGTCGATGGGCAAGGACTCAAACGTCCTTATCTGGCTGGCGAAAAAGGCCTTCGGCGGCCACATCCCTTTTCCGCTCCTCCACGTCGACACGACCTACGAGTTCCCGGAGATGATCGCCTTCCGGGATTGGGCGGCGAAGGAGTACGGCCTCGACCTCATCGTAAAGATCAACGAGGAGGCCCGCGCCCGGGGCGTTGGCTACGAGACGCACGACCCCATCACCGTCACCCACGAGCTGAAGACCGTGGCCCTTCAGCAGGCCATGGCGGAGCACCAATGGGACGGCCTCATCACCGGCATCCGCCGGGACGAGGACTCGACCCGGGCGAAGGAACGCTACTTCTCCCCCCGCAACGCCGACTTCGAGTGGGATTACAAGGACCAGCCGCCCGAGTTCTGGAACCAATTCACCACC
This window contains:
- a CDS encoding phosphoadenylyl-sulfate reductase, translating into MNLDLPAAQERLAGMTAEARTAWAVETLQRRIVLSSSFGAQAAVCLHMAAQVWPEIPVVFLDTGYHFPETLRFVEELTGRLKLNLKTYRALPSPAELEARHGKLWEQGVEGITRYNEIVKVEPMRRALEELGAWGWIAGLRRQQASTRRELGFLGVQDGRLKVHPILDWTDRDVGAYLSKHQLPYHPLWEQGYVSIGDTHSTRKLTEGMTEEETRFGGLKRECGLHVGVEKI
- a CDS encoding menaquinone biosynthesis decarboxylase, translated to MAYSSTRDFIAKLDAAGELRRITEPVRTELEITALADREMKSPGGGKALLIEKPVLPNRMASRFPVLINAYGSEKRMALALSSPSVDEVAGKIAYLLKAKPPRSLSEGWELFRAGLDVLLHAKPTRVKSGPCKDVILRAEDGGIGLDALPVLTCWPEDGGPFVTLPNVHTRDPDSGERNIGMYRMQVFSPWTTGMHWQVHKVGARHGKRYYETGTRMPVAVCLGADPALTFAATAPMPDGFDELLLAGFLRGKSIDLVKCETSDLEVPADSDFVIEGYVDPAEPLRPEGPFGDHTGFYTPVDNYPAFHVTCITHRKDAVYPATIVGKPPMEDFYLGTASVRVFLPVFKMNFPEIVDMALPAEGVFHNLVFVSIKKQYPYQAYKIMHALWGMGQMMFAKIIVVVDEDVNVHDTSDVLFHLCANIDPQRDSLFTKGPCDALDHAPTVANIGSHVGFDATRKLPGEGYTRGWPEECRLPAGLLAEIERKFPR
- a CDS encoding sulfate adenylyltransferase subunit 2, giving the protein MSHLDKLEAQSIFIFREAYHAFRKIAMPWSMGKDSNVLIWLAKKAFGGHIPFPLLHVDTTYEFPEMIAFRDWAAKEYGLDLIVKINEEARARGVGYETHDPITVTHELKTVALQQAMAEHQWDGLITGIRRDEDSTRAKERYFSPRNADFEWDYKDQPPEFWNQFTTRIQPGEHVRIQPLLDWAEIDIWRYIERESIPVPRMYFSREGKRYRSLGCWPITHPVPSHAATVAEIIEELRTTKTSERAGRAQDHHERNAMQKLRAKGFM